A DNA window from Litorivicinus lipolyticus contains the following coding sequences:
- a CDS encoding D-alanine--D-alanine ligase, with the protein MTRVAVLFGGNSSERAVSVASGQPVLAALLRQGIDAFAMDPDRDPIATLLSEPFDAAFVVLHGGAGEDGRIQAVLDLMAVPYTGSGPAACALAMDKQRSKQLFAAAGIPIADSQIMTSADQAGAVYDALGPRVMVKPNAEGSSVGNFICHSSDQVAAAFAQAREFGAVMAEHFVDGPEFTCAVVRGVALPVIRIQAQGGVYDYAAKYETGDTQYHIPCGLSDDDESYLQSLALRAHDALGCSGWSRVDFIQGETGFVALEVNTVPGMTPTSLVPKAAAAVGLSFDDLCLQLLNDAVGESRG; encoded by the coding sequence ATGACTCGGGTCGCGGTCTTATTTGGCGGCAACAGCAGCGAACGCGCTGTGTCAGTGGCGAGCGGGCAACCCGTCCTTGCAGCTTTGTTGCGTCAGGGCATCGATGCCTTCGCCATGGATCCGGACCGCGACCCGATTGCCACCCTGTTATCCGAGCCGTTCGATGCCGCCTTTGTTGTGCTGCACGGAGGCGCCGGTGAAGACGGCCGCATTCAAGCGGTGCTGGACTTGATGGCGGTACCCTACACCGGCTCCGGCCCCGCGGCCTGCGCCCTGGCGATGGACAAACAGCGCAGTAAACAGCTGTTCGCCGCCGCCGGAATCCCGATCGCCGATAGCCAGATCATGACCTCGGCCGACCAAGCCGGCGCTGTGTATGACGCGCTCGGTCCGCGCGTGATGGTCAAACCGAACGCGGAAGGCTCGAGCGTCGGTAACTTCATTTGCCACTCCAGCGATCAGGTCGCGGCAGCCTTTGCCCAGGCCCGCGAATTTGGCGCGGTCATGGCCGAGCATTTTGTCGACGGCCCGGAATTCACCTGTGCCGTGGTCCGCGGTGTGGCTTTACCGGTGATCCGTATCCAAGCCCAGGGCGGCGTGTATGACTACGCGGCCAAGTACGAGACCGGCGATACCCAGTACCACATCCCGTGCGGGCTATCGGACGACGACGAATCCTACCTGCAGTCGCTGGCGCTGCGCGCGCACGACGCGCTCGGATGCAGCGGCTGGAGCCGTGTTGATTTTATCCAAGGCGAGACCGGTTTTGTCGCCCTGGAAGTGAATACCGTGCCGGGGATGACACCGACCTCGCTGGTGCCCAAAGCGGCGGCGGCGGTCGGGCTGAGTTTCGACGATCTTTGCCTGCAACTTTTAAATGATGCAGTCGGTGAATCACGTGGTTAA
- the ftsA gene encoding cell division protein FtsA codes for MDKLVVALDVGSHRVRALVVGVSHGEQPEVLGLGNAPSKGISRSMVVDIEAATRAIERAINQCAEMGQCRISSVTCNLGGSHLATHDSEGAVPVSGDEITPIDVERVYDAARAIVLPPGQTVVKVVPRQFLIDGQAGILVPVGMSGVRLAANVTLVTGSQATARNLKKCLTGAGVECDQLLPSGLAAAAACLSDADKDLGVCLVDIGGGTTDVAVFKEGALRYMAVLPVAGEHLTKDLAVAAHISAPDAERIKCEFGTAYLDPDIDAARMEEPIPVRRVDGTQSADWSRRLVVDYMQPRVREILEMVGEQISASGLGEVLGAGVVLTGGTARLERIAPLAKSILGLPVRLGQIQGLAADAKFLSDPGMAGLAGLALHASTQDSEGGRRQRSRQGEGWSGIGASLKKLFKQF; via the coding sequence ATGGATAAGCTGGTGGTCGCGCTGGACGTCGGCAGTCATCGCGTACGCGCTTTGGTGGTCGGCGTCAGCCACGGTGAACAACCCGAAGTGTTGGGGCTGGGCAACGCGCCGTCCAAAGGCATTTCACGTTCAATGGTGGTCGATATTGAGGCCGCCACCCGTGCTATCGAGCGCGCCATCAACCAATGCGCTGAAATGGGCCAGTGCCGCATCTCGTCGGTCACCTGCAACCTAGGGGGCTCGCACTTGGCGACCCACGACAGCGAAGGCGCGGTCCCGGTCAGCGGTGACGAAATCACCCCGATTGACGTCGAGCGTGTATACGACGCCGCCCGCGCCATTGTGCTGCCGCCCGGCCAGACCGTGGTCAAGGTCGTGCCGCGCCAATTCTTGATCGACGGCCAGGCCGGAATTTTGGTGCCCGTGGGCATGAGTGGTGTGCGTTTGGCGGCCAATGTGACGCTGGTGACTGGGTCACAAGCGACTGCGCGCAACCTGAAAAAATGCCTGACCGGCGCCGGCGTCGAGTGCGACCAATTGTTGCCCAGCGGCCTGGCCGCCGCGGCGGCCTGTTTGTCTGACGCGGACAAGGACCTTGGGGTGTGCCTGGTAGACATCGGTGGCGGCACCACGGACGTCGCCGTGTTCAAAGAAGGCGCGCTGCGTTACATGGCGGTATTGCCGGTCGCCGGCGAGCACCTGACCAAAGATTTGGCGGTCGCTGCGCACATCTCGGCGCCGGACGCGGAACGCATCAAATGCGAGTTCGGCACGGCGTATTTGGATCCGGACATCGATGCGGCGCGGATGGAAGAGCCCATTCCCGTGCGCCGCGTGGACGGCACCCAGTCCGCGGACTGGTCGCGCCGTTTGGTGGTCGATTACATGCAGCCGCGCGTGCGCGAAATTTTGGAAATGGTCGGCGAGCAAATCAGCGCCAGCGGGCTTGGCGAAGTGCTTGGTGCCGGGGTCGTACTGACCGGCGGCACGGCGCGGCTGGAGCGGATTGCGCCGCTGGCCAAAAGCATTCTGGGGCTGCCGGTTCGATTGGGTCAGATCCAGGGCCTGGCGGCCGACGCAAAGTTTTTGTCCGACCCGGGAATGGCCGGGTTGGCGGGGTTGGCATTGCATGCCAGCACACAAGATTCTGAAGGTGGGCGTCGTCAGCGTTCACGTCAGGGTGAGGGATGGAGTGGCATCGGCGCATCGCTGAAAAAGCTCTTTAAACAATTTTAA
- a CDS encoding cell division protein FtsQ/DivIB — protein MNHVVKPRNRTRRGAQPIRQRLWTRLSRPAWLRLPRLAVPSLTSAWGLVLCLCAAISGAGVVMASERLLGDFVIERVEVEGDFVHLRPGDVQRRLDDLLVNARASSDLSQIQRQLSAQPWIAEVRVRRVWPHALRIEVIEQRPVARWNSDQFLGMQGDLFEPARAPLMALPDLAGPRGMQRDVFERFQLWAERMAQSGLELDGVEFDVDRGWRLHTVGGLDIQLGRMDLEGRLTRFDQAWQLKLAQTPNLVRVDLRYPNGVSLGFEESNDG, from the coding sequence GTGAATCACGTGGTTAAGCCGCGCAACCGCACGCGCCGCGGCGCCCAGCCCATCCGTCAACGGTTGTGGACGCGTTTGTCACGTCCGGCTTGGCTGCGGCTGCCGCGGCTGGCAGTGCCTAGTTTGACCAGCGCCTGGGGCCTGGTGCTGTGTCTGTGTGCCGCCATCAGCGGCGCAGGTGTGGTCATGGCGAGCGAGCGATTACTCGGTGACTTTGTGATCGAGCGGGTCGAAGTCGAGGGCGACTTTGTCCACCTGCGACCGGGCGATGTTCAGCGCCGGCTGGACGATTTGCTGGTCAATGCACGTGCCAGCAGCGACTTGTCACAGATTCAGCGCCAGCTCAGCGCCCAACCCTGGATTGCCGAGGTGCGGGTGCGCCGGGTATGGCCGCACGCGCTGCGTATCGAAGTGATCGAGCAGCGCCCCGTGGCGCGCTGGAATAGCGACCAGTTTTTGGGCATGCAGGGCGATTTGTTTGAGCCGGCCCGCGCGCCGCTGATGGCCTTGCCTGACCTAGCGGGCCCGCGTGGCATGCAACGCGATGTGTTTGAGCGCTTTCAGCTGTGGGCCGAGCGCATGGCCCAAAGCGGTTTGGAATTAGATGGGGTCGAGTTTGATGTTGACCGTGGCTGGCGTCTGCACACCGTCGGCGGCTTGGACATCCAGCTGGGGCGTATGGATTTGGAGGGTCGCTTGACCCGTTTTGATCAAGCCTGGCAGTTAAAGCTGGCCCAAACACCGAACTTGGTTCGGGTCGATTTGCGTTACCCCAATGGCGTCAGCCTGGGTTTTGAGGAGTCAAACGATGGATAA
- the ftsZ gene encoding cell division protein FtsZ has product MNFDLAETAGNSAVIKVIGVGGGGGNAISHMTRADVDGVEFVIANTDSQALNDASANTTLQLGPNVTRGLGAGANPEVGRNAAMEDRETIAEAIQGSDMLFITAGMGGGTGTGAAPVVAEVAREMGILTVAVVTKPFSFEGRRRMRVAEEGIKALEKNVDSLIIIPNEKLLPVLGSDATLMQAFDEANNVLNGAVRGIADLIVKRGIINVDFADVRTVMSAMGQAMMGTGTASGPDRAIEATEKAIRYPLLEEIDLKGARGILVNITASSSFGLGEYTTIGDMIDDIADENAAVVIGTVIDDNMGDELSVTVVATGLDSRAELEVVQGGIQEQAQPQQMVANGGLSMPGILRPQAPVAATSNTSSGAGAGASLDVPTFLRRQAD; this is encoded by the coding sequence ATGAATTTTGATCTAGCAGAAACAGCGGGTAACAGCGCCGTTATTAAAGTCATCGGAGTCGGCGGCGGTGGTGGCAATGCCATCTCGCACATGACCCGAGCTGACGTCGACGGCGTCGAATTTGTTATCGCCAACACCGACAGCCAGGCGCTCAATGACGCGTCCGCTAACACCACATTGCAGTTGGGCCCGAATGTAACCCGCGGTTTGGGTGCCGGTGCCAACCCCGAAGTCGGCCGCAATGCGGCGATGGAAGACCGTGAAACTATTGCCGAGGCGATCCAGGGCTCGGACATGCTGTTTATTACCGCCGGCATGGGTGGTGGTACCGGCACCGGTGCCGCTCCCGTGGTTGCCGAAGTGGCGCGTGAGATGGGTATTTTGACCGTCGCCGTGGTGACCAAACCGTTTAGCTTTGAAGGTCGCCGCCGTATGCGCGTCGCCGAAGAAGGCATCAAGGCGCTGGAAAAGAACGTCGATTCACTGATTATTATCCCAAACGAAAAGCTGTTGCCGGTACTGGGCAGCGACGCGACCTTGATGCAGGCCTTTGACGAAGCCAACAACGTGTTGAACGGTGCGGTTCGTGGGATTGCTGACCTGATTGTTAAGCGCGGCATTATCAACGTCGACTTTGCCGACGTGCGCACCGTGATGAGCGCCATGGGCCAAGCCATGATGGGCACCGGCACTGCGTCCGGCCCGGATCGCGCCATCGAAGCGACCGAAAAAGCCATTCGCTACCCGCTGCTCGAAGAAATCGACCTCAAAGGTGCGCGCGGTATTTTGGTCAATATCACCGCCAGCTCCAGCTTCGGCTTGGGCGAATACACCACGATCGGCGACATGATCGACGACATAGCTGACGAAAATGCCGCGGTCGTGATTGGCACTGTGATTGACGACAACATGGGTGACGAATTGAGCGTGACGGTGGTGGCAACGGGCTTGGACAGCCGTGCTGAACTCGAGGTCGTTCAAGGCGGAATTCAAGAGCAGGCCCAGCCCCAGCAAATGGTCGCCAACGGTGGTTTGTCGATGCCGGGTATCTTGCGTCCCCAAGCCCCGGTCGCTGCAACTAGCAACACCAGCTCAGGCGCGGGTGCAGGCGCGTCATTGGACGTACCGACCTTTTTGCGCCGCCAAGCCGACTAG